In Streptomyces sp. ML-6, the genomic stretch CGACCACATCACGTTTTCGCAGTACAGGTGGCGTACGGACAAGTCGATACGCATCGGCCTGTCCCCCAGAGAGGCATCGGCGAGGCGCCGTACGTAACGGCTATGGCACCACTCGCCGAGTCGGCCGCATCCCGTGCATCCTGCGGGAACACCGGACCTCGTACGGGCGTGAACCGCCACACCAGTATCAGAGACATCAACCGAGACAACCAGCACATCAGTCAACTGCGGTGGTGAGTTCGCCGGTTCAACAGAGCACAACCACAGGATGCCCGCTATGCGGACCGGCCGACCGTGTCACCGAGATGATCTCCGGCTACGAAACTCTTGCCAGAGCCGGCTAAGGCCGTACGCCGACAGGGGTTGCAACGGCAACAGTCCCGTCGCTCGGTTCCTTGCCGCTTTCACGTGACCTTCGGCGTTTTCTACAGGCCATCCAGTCGCCTGGTCACTGTGTCGAGTGTCGGCCAAGGAGGCCCCTCGCGCAGCAAGCGCAGGAATTCCTCTCCGAATCGCCTCCCATTCGGGAACTGGTCGCCAAGCTCCCAACGCCACGCGGCGACCATCGCGATGACGAGCTGCCGACACTCGTCCAGCAGCCCATGGTCAATGCTTGGGTAGTGCTCGCAGACCGCCTCGGGAACATGGGCGAGATCGAACTCGACGGGGCCACGGCAGCACGTCTCGAGGTCGATGAACAACGGGCCGTTCTTCGTGCTGAGCACATTGCCTGGATGCGGCTCGCCGTGGAGCAGCTGCTCCACGGCGCCGCGGTCCTCGATCGCTCGTCGCAGGCTTGTCAGCCTGCCGCAGAGGAACACGCGGTCCGCGTCGGTGAGTTCCGGCGAGCGATCCGGGTCGGCGGCAACTTCTTCCGCCTCCGTGATCCGGTCCGTGAACCTCGGGCTCGGCGCATCGACCTTGCGCATGCCGGCGTGCAGCTGTTCCAGTGCCTTGGCGTAGTCGACTGGTGAGGTGTGAGGCGTCACGGGCTCGTAGTAGGTCCACAGCGTCACCGCGAAGCCGTCGCGCGTGTGCACACGCGGGTCTGTCCGAGGCGCCAGGGGACACACCGGGCATCCGACCTCGGTGAGCCGCTGAGCGAGACCGACTTCGAACTGTGCAACCTCTTGTCCCACAGGGGCGACCCGGGCAAAGACGTCGCATGGCGTCAGCCGTAGCGCCAGCTTGTTCGAGTTGTGGAGAACGATTGCATCGTTGGTCGGCAAGCCGAGCGCTGCGGCGACCGAAGTCGCAGCCGCGATCGCACGCGTGACGTCGGTCATGTCCACCCTCGAATCTTGGCACAGATGAGCGAGGGCGATGCCAACCGGCGTGGCCGGGTGCCAACTGTCACGGCTCCGGACAAACGATCACTCGACCTTCGCCGAGGAGACCTGGCGGCCCCCAATCTTCGGTGACCACGTTCAGCCTTCGCTGCGAGAGATCAGCTCACCAGTGGACGAGGGTGCAGGGCAGCCATGGACCACCCCCAAAATAGTAGGTGCAAACCCATCATTGGTGTGCGCCTAGGATGATGTCAATGAGTGAGACCCCGCCCAGCCTCCTGGGATTTACGACCTATCTGATGTCCAAGACGGGAAAGACGGCGCGCGGCCTGCTGGCGGCGCGGCTGGCAGAGCGCGGACTGCGGCTCTGGCACATGGCCGTCCTGTCCGCGCTGGCCGATTTCGGCCCCCATGTGCAGCGGGAGTTGGCGTCCCGGCTCGGGATCGACCGGAGTGACATCGTCAAGATCGTGGATGACCTCGCGGTGGCCGGATTCGTCGACCGGGCCCGGGATGTCGATGACCGTCGCCGGGTGACCGTCACCCTCGCCCCGGCCGGTCGCGAGGTGCTCTCCGAGCTCCAGGCCGAGGCGCTGGCCGTGCAGAAGGAACTGCTTGCTCCTTTGAATCGGCGGGAACGGGACCAGTTGGCCGCGCTGTTGAGGCGGGTTCACGCCCACGCCTGCACGTGACCCGAGGGGTCGTGGTCGGCGTGCCGGTCGACGGCCCGTGCCCGGCGAGGTGGGGGAAATTCCTCGGAGTGGTCGCGTCGGGCCGGGGCCCGTATCGTCGCGGCCGAGGCGCCGGACGGTGGTTCCGGAACCTCTCCATTGGCATGGACCTGGTAGGTGGGCTGCTGCATTACGGTCCGTTGCGGCATCCGCTGAGAGCGCTCTCAGTCGAGGCCTCTCGCATGCCCTGTTCCTCCCCCACCGTGCTGGAACAACCGAAGGGCCACTTCCTTGAGACACATGACTGCGCTGCGCGCGAGTCCGGCCGCCACATTCGTCGTCGGAGCCTGGGCGACCGTGGGACTCGCCACGGCATCGGCCTCGCCCGTCGCCGTGGACCAGCCCTCCAGCACCTCCCGTTCCTCCAGCACCTCCCGTGCCGAGGCCGCGGACGAACCGGCGTCCACCGGCCTGCTCTCCGCCATGCGGAGGGACCTCGGCCTGACAGAAAGTCGGGCCAGGGCGCGACTGGCCGCGGAGAAGACCGCGGCCGCCGTACAGGGCAGAGCGCAACGGGCCGCAGGATCGTCGTATGCCGGCTCCTGGTTCGATCCGGCCACGGGCAAGCTCAACGTGGCCGTCACCGACGGCCGGAGAGCCGGAGCTGTGGAAGCGGCGGGCGCGTCCGCCCGGGTGGTGCGCCACAGCGCTCGACAACTCGACGCGGCCAAGGCCCGGATCGACACGATGCCCGCCCCGGCCGGTGTCAGCAGCTGGCACGTCGACCCGAAAGCCAACCGGGTCGTCATCGACGTCGTCGCCTCGGCGCAGGGTGACAACGATGTCTGGGCGTTCGTCGCCAAGGCCCGCGAGGCCGGTCCCGTCCTGATGAAGCAGACACCCGAGGCGCCCAGGACCTTCTCCGCCGGGACGGTGGGCGGCGACCCCTACTACACGGGCAACGTCCGGTGCTCCATCGGCTTCTCCGTGCACGGCGGATTCGTCACGGCGGGATACTGCGGCCAGGCGGGCGCGGCGGTCAGCGGATGGGACCGGTCGGCCATCGGCAACTTCCAGGGATCGTCCTTCCCCGACAACGACTACGCCTGGGCCGGCGTGGGCAACGGCTGGTGGACCGTTCCTGTCGTGCTGGGCTGGGGCACCGTCCCGGACCAGCTGGTACGGGGCTCCGCGGAGGCACCCGTCGGCGCCTCGATATGCCGTTCCGGTTCCACGACCCACTGGCACTGCGGCAACGTGCTGGCCAAGAACGAAACCGTGAACTACAGCCAGGGCGCCGTCCACCAGATGACCAGGACGAGCGTCTGCGCCGAACCGGGCGACTCTGGCGGCTCCTTCATCAGCGGGGACCAGGCCCAGGGGGTCACCTCGGGCGGCTGGGGCAACTGCTCCGGCGGCGGGGAGACGTGGCACCAGCCGATCAACGAGATCCTGAACCGGTACGGGCTGACACTGCACACGGCCTGATGGCGGTGGGCAGGGAGACGCCCGGCCGGGCCACCCCCACGGGGAGACGCCCGGCCGGGCCGCCTCTGCGTGGGCCTGGGGCCGTGCCGCAACACGGGTTTCACCGCCCGCACGACAAGCCCCTTCCACGGGCGGACGGTACGACGCCTGCGAGGTCGTACAAGGGCTCCGGTCACCGGACGGGAACGGGCGAGTGCCGTCCTACACCTTGTCGTCCGGCGTGACATCGCGGAAGTCGTTCAGCCAGTCGCCCGGGATCAGGTCACGGATGCCGTCGAGGGCTTCCTCGGTCCGGCCCCGGGCATAAAGGGCCGCTCCGTCGTCGTCACGGAGGAGGACGTCGGGGCCGAGGAACCAGCGGATGCCGGGCTCTTCCTCGCAGGCCGGGTAGGCGGGGAAGGGAAGCCGGACACACTTCTGTTCCAGCAGCTCGACGCCGTGTTCGTCGAAGTCCATCAGGAAGTCGCAGAGTTCGTCATCCGCCTGCACGGACTCCGAGAGAACGGTCTCGACGAGCGCCAGGGAGAGCCGGTCCAGCCAGGGTTCCCACCGTTCGGCGCTTTTGTCGGCCAGATCCGTCCGGACGAACACGGCAGGGTCCTGTTCGCCCAGCCCTTCGAGGAGGACGCCCCAGGAAACGGCACCCTGATTCTCGTGCCGGAAGACCAGGGCCTCCCGGCCACTGTCCACGTACAGTTCGGACGGACCGAGCAGGGTGTCGTGGTTCCTGGTGAGATCCGTGCGGCGGCCGAACAGCAGATAGGCCTCCCGCAATGCCGGAGGCAGCCGGAGGCCCAGCCGCTCCTCCGCCGCCACGAGATCTGCCTCGGCCAGGCCGTCCTCGTCACCGAGCGGCTTTGCCCAATGCGCCGCGAAACCGCGGACGAACTCCCGGATGCTGCCCGCCCCGTCGCCGTGAACAACGGAAGTGAGCGACTGAACCATGTCGAACTGGTATGCCATGCGGTGACTGTATAGCGACCTGATCAGGGCGTCCCGCCGGGCATCGAACCCGGCCGTGGTGGGTGGCATGCCATCAGCACCCCCCACCAACCACGGCCGGGTTCGATGCCGGGGGCCGACGGTGTCCTGCAGCGGCGGGGAGGAAGAATGCGGCCATGACCGACCCGAGGATCCGTGTCGCCGCGTACGTGATCAGGGAACGTACGGTTCCCGAAGTGCTGGTGTTCGACCACGTCGGGACCCTGGCGGCCGGAACCCGGATTCCCGCCGGAGAGGCCGGCCCCGGCGGAGAACCGGAACAAATCGTTCCCAGAGAAGTCACCGAGGAAACCGGACTGTCGACCACCGAGGTGATCCGGCGGATTGCCGTGGAGGACAAACCGCACCCCGAGACCGGGCAATCGCGAAGGACCACGTTCTTCCTCCTTGGACACCGGCAAAGACCGCCGACGCATGGGACCACCATGTCGAGGGAGACGGAGCGGACGCGGGCCTCCCCTTCGCCTGCCGCTTCCTCCGGAGTGCCCGCCTGCCGACGAGCAGGATGCCTGGCTGGGCCGTATCGACCCCTGCTGGGCCGCCCGGCCAACGGTGGTGCGTGAGCAGTTGCCGGACGCCCCTTGGCCGTAGCCGTACCAGGCTCACCGCCCGCCGGACCGTTGACCCGTCGGCCTTGCCCAGCCCGTCGGCCATGGGAAAGGCCCCGGAACTCCAACAGCTGTTCGGAGCCCCCTCCAACCCCCATGCTGAGCAATCACGTTGGCGCCGGGCGAGCGATGGCAGACCTGCCTGTATCGTCGGCTCTTCGAGAAGAAGACGCGCGGGCGTCCCACGAGCCCGAATGCCTTCGCGCGACCGGCAGTTCGATGACGTACCGGACCGATGGGCCGGAGTACATGAGGAGCGGTGATGAGCCCGGAGTCGGTACTCCACCAGACGGATGCCGAGAGCATGAGGAGCATCCCCGCCGGAGAGATCCTCCTGCGTGACGAGGGCACGAGAACGGAATGGAATGTCGAGATCGGTCCCTTCCGGCTGGCGGCGTACCCCGTGACCCGCGAGCTGTATCACGCCGTTCGGGGCAGGAAGCCCGACGATTCGGCAGGGCCTCGTACGCCGATGACCGACATCTCCTGGAAGGAAGCCATCGAGTTCTGCAACGTCCTCTCGCGGAAGGCGGGGCTCCGGCCCTGCTACACCACGGGTGAGGACCGTGACGGGCTGGATGTGATCTGCGACTGGCAGACCGACGGCTACCGGCTCCCGTCCGAGGCGGAGTGGGAGTACGCGTGCAGAGCCGGAACCTCCGGTGTCCGTTACGGGGAACTGCACGAGATCGCCTGGCACCGTGGGAACTCCGGCGGCGAGGTGCGTGACGTCGGGACCCGGGCGCCCAACGCATGGGGCCTGCACGACATGATCGGCAACGTGTGGGAGTGGTGCTGGGACCTCTACGACCCCCGGGTCTACGGTCCGTATCGAGTTTTCCGCGGCGGTGGCGCGTACGACCCGCCCCGTGGCTGCCGGGCATCGTGCCGACGCAAGAGCCATCCCACCTTCCGCATCGACGACCTGGGATTCCGCCTCGCCCGGACAGGCGGCTGAGCCCGGGACGCGGGACATCCGGGCCGAGCGGTTCGCCCGGGCGGCCCGCACCGAACGAAAGACCAGAGGCACGGCCAAACAGTGCGTCCCCGCATGCGTCCCGTCCTGCGCCCCCGAGGACCTCGTCCCGTTCTGCGCCCGAGGACCTCCACCGGACCATCGGACGGGCCAGGGCCCCGTTCGATTACAACCGTGCGGACCACATCTCGACCCGGACTGGGTGGGGGAGTGGGACTACCGGTTCGTGTCCGGTGCCGGGTGTCTGTTCGCCGGGCTCCCCGGGCACGAACAGGACCCGGGACTGGCCCGCTGGGAGGAGTGGATGGAGCCGCCGGTTGCCTTTGCCGTCCTCCCGGTGCCACGGCGGGCCGCGCGGGCTGCTCGACCTCGCGGGGGACCGCGACGAGGCCGTCGCGCGGGCCCGAGTGCTGTGGCGGGAGTACCAGGAGTTCGAGGCTGGCTACCCATCGGCCTTGCCGTACGGATTCTTCGCGACCAGGGCCCACGCCGAGCCGGCCACACATCCGCGCGAGCAGGCCGACGAGGAGTTCCCCGCTCAGCCGCTCAGCTGTTCGTCCGACCCTTGCTGAGGCCCGGACCTCGGGGACCGGTTCACCGGCGACCCGGTCGTGTATTTCGGCGAGAAGCTTGAGACGTTCGCCGCCGAACGGGTGGCCGAGGTGCTGCCCACGCCCACGTTGCTCACCCTGGACGGGCGCCGGATCGAGAGCGGCGGCCCCGAGTGCCTCCGGATGCTCAACGAGTACCTGGAGACCCTGCTGGCCGACACCATGGTCGTCCGGGTGCTCTACTGATCTACCACTCCTGAAACTTGTCGGGCTCCTTTCTGTTTCTGTGGCATCGACCGGTGGCCCGTGCTTGTAGGGCTACGTTGCGTTCGGGTGAACTCGGAGGACCTTTGCGATCAGGTCGTGGATGAGGTGGTCGCCGGGCGCTCGGTTCTCCTTGAGGCGGTGAAGGTCGCCAGGGCCGAACCAGTCGTAGGCGGTGTGCTTGGACCACTCCAGGGAGGGACGGTCCAGGTCGCCGTCGACCTCGACGAGGTAATCGGCTTCGTGCCGCTTTCCGGCACCGTCGTCCCCGGTCCAAGTGGTGATCCCGAGCAGGCGCCGGACGCGGCGCAGGTGCCAGCCGGTTTCCTCCTCGACCTCACGGGCAAGGGCGTCCAGCAGGGATTCACCGGGCTCGACGTGGCCGCCGACAATGTCCCAGCAGTCGGGGAAGAGACGCCTGTCGGGACTGCGTTTCTGGGCGAAGGACCTGCCGTGCTGGTCGAGGACGACTCCTCCGACCGCCCAGACCTCGCCGGCGGCGGGCACGGGAATCTCGACGTCGGCTTCCACGACCACGTGGCGTTGGCTGTCTGACATGCCCTCACTGTAGGGGCGTGCCCGGTCATTGCCCCTGCCGCTCTCTCGTATCTCTGCCCTTGCCCATGCCCTTGGCGTTGGCTCG encodes the following:
- a CDS encoding SMI1/KNR4 family protein → MAYQFDMVQSLTSVVHGDGAGSIREFVRGFAAHWAKPLGDEDGLAEADLVAAEERLGLRLPPALREAYLLFGRRTDLTRNHDTLLGPSELYVDSGREALVFRHENQGAVSWGVLLEGLGEQDPAVFVRTDLADKSAERWEPWLDRLSLALVETVLSESVQADDELCDFLMDFDEHGVELLEQKCVRLPFPAYPACEEEPGIRWFLGPDVLLRDDDGAALYARGRTEEALDGIRDLIPGDWLNDFRDVTPDDKV
- a CDS encoding aminoglycoside phosphotransferase family protein, with product MTDVTRAIAAATSVAAALGLPTNDAIVLHNSNKLALRLTPCDVFARVAPVGQEVAQFEVGLAQRLTEVGCPVCPLAPRTDPRVHTRDGFAVTLWTYYEPVTPHTSPVDYAKALEQLHAGMRKVDAPSPRFTDRITEAEEVAADPDRSPELTDADRVFLCGRLTSLRRAIEDRGAVEQLLHGEPHPGNVLSTKNGPLFIDLETCCRGPVEFDLAHVPEAVCEHYPSIDHGLLDECRQLVIAMVAAWRWELGDQFPNGRRFGEEFLRLLREGPPWPTLDTVTRRLDGL
- a CDS encoding SUMF1/EgtB/PvdO family nonheme iron enzyme; its protein translation is MRSIPAGEILLRDEGTRTEWNVEIGPFRLAAYPVTRELYHAVRGRKPDDSAGPRTPMTDISWKEAIEFCNVLSRKAGLRPCYTTGEDRDGLDVICDWQTDGYRLPSEAEWEYACRAGTSGVRYGELHEIAWHRGNSGGEVRDVGTRAPNAWGLHDMIGNVWEWCWDLYDPRVYGPYRVFRGGGAYDPPRGCRASCRRKSHPTFRIDDLGFRLARTGG
- a CDS encoding S1 family peptidase, which encodes MTALRASPAATFVVGAWATVGLATASASPVAVDQPSSTSRSSSTSRAEAADEPASTGLLSAMRRDLGLTESRARARLAAEKTAAAVQGRAQRAAGSSYAGSWFDPATGKLNVAVTDGRRAGAVEAAGASARVVRHSARQLDAAKARIDTMPAPAGVSSWHVDPKANRVVIDVVASAQGDNDVWAFVAKAREAGPVLMKQTPEAPRTFSAGTVGGDPYYTGNVRCSIGFSVHGGFVTAGYCGQAGAAVSGWDRSAIGNFQGSSFPDNDYAWAGVGNGWWTVPVVLGWGTVPDQLVRGSAEAPVGASICRSGSTTHWHCGNVLAKNETVNYSQGAVHQMTRTSVCAEPGDSGGSFISGDQAQGVTSGGWGNCSGGGETWHQPINEILNRYGLTLHTA
- a CDS encoding NUDIX domain-containing protein, which codes for MTDPRIRVAAYVIRERTVPEVLVFDHVGTLAAGTRIPAGEAGPGGEPEQIVPREVTEETGLSTTEVIRRIAVEDKPHPETGQSRRTTFFLLGHRQRPPTHGTTMSRETERTRASPSPAASSGVPACRRAGCLAGPYRPLLGRPANGGA
- a CDS encoding MarR family winged helix-turn-helix transcriptional regulator; protein product: MSETPPSLLGFTTYLMSKTGKTARGLLAARLAERGLRLWHMAVLSALADFGPHVQRELASRLGIDRSDIVKIVDDLAVAGFVDRARDVDDRRRVTVTLAPAGREVLSELQAEALAVQKELLAPLNRRERDQLAALLRRVHAHACT
- a CDS encoding NUDIX domain-containing protein, which gives rise to MSDSQRHVVVEADVEIPVPAAGEVWAVGGVVLDQHGRSFAQKRSPDRRLFPDCWDIVGGHVEPGESLLDALAREVEEETGWHLRRVRRLLGITTWTGDDGAGKRHEADYLVEVDGDLDRPSLEWSKHTAYDWFGPGDLHRLKENRAPGDHLIHDLIAKVLRVHPNAT